The proteins below come from a single Dasypus novemcinctus isolate mDasNov1 chromosome 22, mDasNov1.1.hap2, whole genome shotgun sequence genomic window:
- the LOC101415684 gene encoding saoe class I histocompatibility antigen, A alpha chain-like isoform X1, which produces MNQERSCRRVRSFCNDTRDAGPGRPPIAGPVPEKPIAGPAAHMEPATMRPDSGSSRPGGSAMAPGTLLLLLSGALALTPTRAGYHSLRYFSTCTSQADKRDPRYISVGYVDDTQFVRFDTDAAIPREEPRAPWMAKEGPEYWEENTRKAKLSAQILQGNLRTLLQYYNQSQAGLHTLQVMSGCDMGPDGRLLRGYEQFAYDGADYLALNEDLRSWTAADTAAQITKRKWEEVGVAEDSRAYLEGRCVEWLQRYLESGKETLLRTDPPRTHVTRHPFSDREVTLRCWALGFYPAEITLTWQRDGEDQTQDMEFVETRPAGDGTFQKWAAVVVPSGEEERYMCHVQHEGLPEPLTLRWEPPSQPIILIVGVVVALVLLGSTVPVVAGVLIWRRRNSGGKRGIYTQAASSDSINGSDAALTASRA; this is translated from the exons AGTCAGGTCCTTCTGCAACGACACTCGTGACGCGGGCCCAGGGCGGCCTCCCATTGCGGGCCCCGTTCCGGAGAAGCCAATCGCCGGCCCCGCGGCCCATATGGAGCCCGCCACGATGCGCCCGGACTCAGGTTCCTCCAGACCCGGGGGTTCGGCCATGGCGCCGGGGAccctcctcctgctgctctcGGGGGCCCTGGCCCTGACCCCGACTAGGGCAG GCTACCACTCCCTCAGGTATTTCAGCACCTGCACGTCCCAGGCCGATAAGAGGGACCCCCGCTACATCTCCGTGGGCTACGTGGACGACACGCAGTTCGTGCGGTTCGACACCGACGCGGCGATTCCCCGGGAGGAGCCGCGCGCGCCGTGGATGGCGAAGGAGGGGCCCGAGTACTGGGAGGAGAACACGCGGAAGGCCAAGCTCAGCGCGCAGATTCTGCAAGGCAACCTGCGGACGCTGCTCCAGTACTACAACCAGAGCCAGGCGG GACTTCACACCCTCCAGGTGATGTCAGGCTGCGACATGGGCCCCGACGGGCGCCTCCTCCGCGGGTACGAACAGTTCGCCTACGACGGCGCCGACTACCTCGCCCTCAACGAGGACCTGCGCTCCTGGACGGCGGCGGACACGGCGGCGCAGATCACCAAGCGCAAGTGGGAGGAGGTCGGTGTTGCGGAGGACAGCAGGGCCTACCTGGAGGGCAGGTGTGTGGAGTGGCTGCAAAGATACCTGGAGAGCGGGAAGGAGACGCTGCTGCGCACAG ATCCCCCAAGGACACACGTGACCCGCCACCCCTTCTCTGACCGTGAGGTCACCCtgaggtgctgggccctgggcttctACCCCGCGGAGATCACGCTGACCTGGCAGCGGGACGGGGAGGACCAGACCCAGGACATGGAGTTTGTGGAGACCAGGCCTGCGGGGGACGGAACCTTCCAGAAGTGGGCGGCTGTGGTGGTGCcttctggggaggaagagagatacaTGTGCCATGTGCAGCATGAGGGGCTGCCCGAGCCCCTCACCCTGAGATGGG AGCCGCCTTCCCAGCCCATTATCCTCATCGTGGGAGTCGTGGTTGCCCTGGTCCTCCTTGGATCAACAGTTCCTGTGGTGGCTGGAGTTCTGATCTGGAGGAGGAGGAACTCAG GTGGAAAACGAGGGATCTACACTCAGGCTGCTT CCAGTGACAGTATAAATGGATCTGATGCGGCTCTCACAGCTTCCAGAG CGTGA
- the LOC101415684 gene encoding saoe class I histocompatibility antigen, A alpha chain-like isoform X2, with product MASFWLLPAVRGRRGSFSCCSAGGILRSEVVIECCSHNRVRSFCNDTRDAGPGRPPIAGPVPEKPIAGPAAHMEPATMRPDSGSSRPGGSAMAPGTLLLLLSGALALTPTRAGYHSLRYFSTCTSQADKRDPRYISVGYVDDTQFVRFDTDAAIPREEPRAPWMAKEGPEYWEENTRKAKLSAQILQGNLRTLLQYYNQSQAGLHTLQVMSGCDMGPDGRLLRGYEQFAYDGADYLALNEDLRSWTAADTAAQITKRKWEEVGVAEDSRAYLEGRCVEWLQRYLESGKETLLRTDPPRTHVTRHPFSDREVTLRCWALGFYPAEITLTWQRDGEDQTQDMEFVETRPAGDGTFQKWAAVVVPSGEEERYMCHVQHEGLPEPLTLRWEPPSQPIILIVGVVVALVLLGSTVPVVAGVLIWRRRNSGGKRGIYTQAASSDSINGSDAALTASRA from the exons AGTCAGGTCCTTCTGCAACGACACTCGTGACGCGGGCCCAGGGCGGCCTCCCATTGCGGGCCCCGTTCCGGAGAAGCCAATCGCCGGCCCCGCGGCCCATATGGAGCCCGCCACGATGCGCCCGGACTCAGGTTCCTCCAGACCCGGGGGTTCGGCCATGGCGCCGGGGAccctcctcctgctgctctcGGGGGCCCTGGCCCTGACCCCGACTAGGGCAG GCTACCACTCCCTCAGGTATTTCAGCACCTGCACGTCCCAGGCCGATAAGAGGGACCCCCGCTACATCTCCGTGGGCTACGTGGACGACACGCAGTTCGTGCGGTTCGACACCGACGCGGCGATTCCCCGGGAGGAGCCGCGCGCGCCGTGGATGGCGAAGGAGGGGCCCGAGTACTGGGAGGAGAACACGCGGAAGGCCAAGCTCAGCGCGCAGATTCTGCAAGGCAACCTGCGGACGCTGCTCCAGTACTACAACCAGAGCCAGGCGG GACTTCACACCCTCCAGGTGATGTCAGGCTGCGACATGGGCCCCGACGGGCGCCTCCTCCGCGGGTACGAACAGTTCGCCTACGACGGCGCCGACTACCTCGCCCTCAACGAGGACCTGCGCTCCTGGACGGCGGCGGACACGGCGGCGCAGATCACCAAGCGCAAGTGGGAGGAGGTCGGTGTTGCGGAGGACAGCAGGGCCTACCTGGAGGGCAGGTGTGTGGAGTGGCTGCAAAGATACCTGGAGAGCGGGAAGGAGACGCTGCTGCGCACAG ATCCCCCAAGGACACACGTGACCCGCCACCCCTTCTCTGACCGTGAGGTCACCCtgaggtgctgggccctgggcttctACCCCGCGGAGATCACGCTGACCTGGCAGCGGGACGGGGAGGACCAGACCCAGGACATGGAGTTTGTGGAGACCAGGCCTGCGGGGGACGGAACCTTCCAGAAGTGGGCGGCTGTGGTGGTGCcttctggggaggaagagagatacaTGTGCCATGTGCAGCATGAGGGGCTGCCCGAGCCCCTCACCCTGAGATGGG AGCCGCCTTCCCAGCCCATTATCCTCATCGTGGGAGTCGTGGTTGCCCTGGTCCTCCTTGGATCAACAGTTCCTGTGGTGGCTGGAGTTCTGATCTGGAGGAGGAGGAACTCAG GTGGAAAACGAGGGATCTACACTCAGGCTGCTT CCAGTGACAGTATAAATGGATCTGATGCGGCTCTCACAGCTTCCAGAG CGTGA